The segment GACTGCAAACATCTCTGTTTTGATTTTTATCATTGAAATATTCATTTTTATAATCTTCACTACTTATATTTCGGACTTGAGAAAAACCTCTATTTTTAAGAAATTCTTCAATGCGTCCTTCAGCTATCCCAAATTGGAGCGGTTCTCCCATCTGAAATAGATAATTTCGAATATTATTTCCTATTTCCATGTTACATGTCCCATCAATTACAGATTCAGGATAATAATCAAAAATAAGTGAACTATCATTATATGAATTTTTAACAATGAAAGATAGAGTTTTTTCTACTGCATCTTCTGGAATGTACATTATAAGACCTTCCATAATAAATAGTGTCTTTTTAAAAGGATCATAATCTTCTTTTAATAATCTTTCGCCCAATTCTTCACTCTCAAAATCAACAGGAACATAAGTTACATTTTTAGGAGTTGAACCAAATATTTCTTTAATTTTTTTGATTTTAAAGCTTTGAGTATTGGGATGATCCACTTCAAATACATTAATTTTCTCTTTTAATCCATCAATACGATACGCTCTAGTATCGTATCCGGCTCCTAAAATTACCAACTGTTCCAGACCATCTTTAATTGATTTTTCAACAAAATCATCAAAGTATCTAACTCTTGCAATAATGGAACTACTCAATCCTGGTAGAAATTGTTCCATTTGTTCTACTTTCAACTTGGCCTCTTCAGG is part of the Methanobacterium alcaliphilum genome and harbors:
- a CDS encoding SAM-dependent methyltransferase, with the translated sequence MENEIIVNRESPSKMAEGIAMQRFAESSKSENERICYDPYAIHFISPEIIKFGKEHPEEAKLKVEQMEQFLPGLSSSIIARVRYFDDFVEKSIKDGLEQLVILGAGYDTRAYRIDGLKEKINVFEVDHPNTQSFKIKKIKEIFGSTPKNVTYVPVDFESEELGERLLKEDYDPFKKTLFIMEGLIMYIPEDAVEKTLSFIVKNSYNDSSLIFDYYPESVIDGTCNMEIGNNIRNYLFQMGEPLQFGIAEGRIEEFLKNRGFSQVRNISSEDYKNEYFNDKNQNRDVCSLLSLAHAVI